The genomic DNA GGCAAGCATGATGATTTTCGGGACGGCTGTAAATTATAATTTTGGCGAAGTAGAAGAAACCGGAATGTTAATTACCATTGATGATATTTATGAAAAGAAAAAACATCGGTATTTCAATAGTTACATAAAAAAATTACAAAAAAATATAAAATCCTTAAGGCATTATAGGTATGATCGTAAAAACAGCTGAATTTTTAGTTAGTAATAGTTATTACCAAAATTGCCCTAAACCCGACAAACCGGAATATGCCTTTATTGGACGATCAAATGTTGGAAAGTCATCCTTAATTAATAAAATTACCGGAATTAAAGGCTTGGCAAAAATATCGAGCAAACCCGGTAAAACACAGCTTATAAATCATTTTAGCATAAACGACGAGTGGTATTTAGTAGATTTACCCGGTTATGGATATGCCAATATTCCTGTTAAAATTAAAGCTAAATGGGAAACCATGATTAATGGGTATTTGCAAACTCGCAAAAATTTGCTAACGACTTTTGTGCTTATTGATGTGCGACATTCACCCCAAAAAAAAGATATAGAG from Bacteroidales bacterium includes the following:
- a CDS encoding YihA family ribosome biogenesis GTP-binding protein, which encodes MIVKTAEFLVSNSYYQNCPKPDKPEYAFIGRSNVGKSSLINKITGIKGLAKISSKPGKTQLINHFSINDEWYLVDLPGYGYANIPVKIKAKWETMINGYLQTRKNLLTTFVLIDVRHSPQKKDIEFIENLAEYLIPFALIFTKADKLTSRKLKENIAAYRKYLSENWEELPPNFVTSSKTGLGAEDILDFIEQTNKVFVNQSI